In Streptomyces nojiriensis, one genomic interval encodes:
- a CDS encoding SDR family NAD(P)-dependent oxidoreductase, protein MGRTVTGLRSTGRGVLVTGASRGIGRAIAAAFARQGDRVAVHCSARRADAEETLASLEGEGHVLVAADLGDPARVEALAAEAEEALGGVDVLVNNAAVMVAHPLPDTSYEGWQEAWRRTADVNLFGSANLSYCVARRMIEAGREGRIVNIGSRGAFRGEPDHPAYGATKAAIHALGQSLAVSLAPYGIAVASVAPGFVATERVAGRLEGPEGAGIRAQSPFGRVADPEEIASAVLYLASPEAAWSSGTVLDVNGASYLRT, encoded by the coding sequence ATGGGCCGGACCGTGACAGGACTTCGCAGCACCGGCCGGGGCGTACTCGTCACCGGCGCCTCCCGGGGGATCGGCCGGGCGATCGCGGCCGCCTTCGCCCGGCAGGGCGACCGGGTCGCCGTCCACTGCTCCGCCCGGCGGGCGGACGCGGAGGAGACCCTCGCCTCCCTGGAGGGGGAGGGGCACGTACTGGTCGCCGCGGACCTCGGTGACCCGGCCCGCGTCGAGGCCCTGGCGGCCGAGGCCGAGGAGGCGCTCGGCGGCGTGGACGTCCTGGTCAACAACGCCGCCGTGATGGTCGCCCACCCGCTGCCGGACACCTCGTACGAGGGCTGGCAGGAGGCCTGGCGGCGGACCGCCGACGTGAACCTCTTCGGCTCCGCCAACCTGAGCTACTGCGTCGCGCGCCGCATGATCGAAGCGGGACGCGAGGGACGCATCGTCAACATCGGCTCGCGCGGCGCCTTCCGGGGCGAGCCCGACCACCCCGCCTACGGCGCGACCAAGGCCGCGATCCACGCCCTGGGCCAGTCCCTCGCCGTGTCCCTCGCCCCGTACGGCATCGCCGTCGCCTCCGTCGCACCCGGTTTCGTCGCCACCGAGCGGGTCGCCGGCCGGCTGGAGGGGCCCGAGGGTGCCGGCATCCGGGCGCAGAGCCCCTTCGGCCGCGTCGCGGACCCGGAAGAGATCGCCTCCGCCGTGCTCTACCTGGCCTCCCCCGAGGCGGCCTGGAGCTCGGGCACGGTCCTCGACGTCAACGGCGCCTCCTACCTGCGCACCTGA
- a CDS encoding VOC family protein: MTTAISKLRTGHVGLNVTDLERSLAFYRGALDFEVLGEGKEEGRRFAFLGRDGELVLTLWQQAEGAYAATAAGLHHLAFSAGAIEEVREYEARLRDLGVEFAYEGVVAHREGAASGGIFFHDPDGTRLEISVPTGAEGAPAPTESAPTCGFF, translated from the coding sequence ATGACGACTGCCATCAGCAAGCTCCGCACCGGGCACGTGGGCCTGAACGTCACCGATCTGGAGCGCTCGCTCGCCTTCTACCGGGGCGCGCTCGACTTCGAGGTGCTGGGCGAGGGCAAGGAGGAGGGCCGACGCTTCGCCTTCCTCGGCCGGGACGGTGAGCTCGTCCTGACCCTCTGGCAGCAGGCCGAAGGTGCGTACGCCGCCACTGCGGCGGGTCTGCACCACCTAGCGTTCTCCGCCGGTGCCATCGAAGAGGTGCGGGAGTACGAGGCGCGGCTGCGCGACCTGGGCGTCGAGTTCGCCTACGAGGGCGTCGTCGCCCACAGGGAGGGCGCGGCCTCGGGCGGCATCTTCTTCCACGACCCCGACGGGACCCGCCTGGAGATCTCGGTCCCGACCGGCGCGGAAGGCGCACCCGCCCCCACCGAATCCGCCCCCACCTGCGGCTTCTTCTAG
- a CDS encoding amino acid permease: MSQSTLTPPEAPQTGAGSPLGSGLKQRHLSMIALGGVIGAGLFVGSGAGIAAAGPSIVLAYAASGLLVMFVMRMLGEMSAANPASGSFSVHAERAIGPWAGFTAGWMFWILLCVGVAIEAIGAAHIMTGWFPGTPSWMWVLVFMAVFCGSNLAAVSNFGEFEFWFAALKIGAIALFLGLGVLAVLGLLPGTDSPGSANLLHDGGLLPHGVDGLLVGLLASVVAYGGLETVTIAAAESENPVQGVARAVRTTMWRIAIVYVGSMLVIVTLLPWNDPAVTADGPYAATLDRLGIPAAGEIMNVVILIALMSAMNANIYGSSRMAYSLVSRGQGPKALGRVSGGVPRRAVLASCGFGFVTVLLSYWYPDTLFAWLLNMVGGVILIVWGFIAVSQFVLRRRLEREAPEKLVVKMWGFPYLTWVALAGVAGVLALMALGEDTRVQVVFTGGLTVALAVAGCIMQRRAAAAR; encoded by the coding sequence ATGAGCCAGAGCACCTTGACACCCCCCGAAGCACCGCAGACCGGCGCCGGATCGCCCCTCGGCAGCGGACTCAAGCAGCGCCACCTCTCGATGATCGCCCTCGGCGGTGTCATCGGCGCCGGACTGTTCGTCGGCTCCGGCGCCGGCATCGCCGCCGCGGGCCCCTCGATCGTGCTCGCGTACGCCGCGTCCGGGCTGCTCGTGATGTTCGTGATGCGGATGCTCGGCGAGATGTCCGCCGCCAACCCCGCCTCGGGCTCCTTCTCCGTGCACGCGGAGCGGGCGATCGGCCCCTGGGCCGGATTCACCGCCGGCTGGATGTTCTGGATCCTGCTCTGCGTGGGCGTGGCCATCGAGGCCATCGGCGCGGCGCACATCATGACCGGCTGGTTCCCGGGCACCCCCTCCTGGATGTGGGTGCTGGTCTTCATGGCGGTGTTCTGCGGCTCCAACCTCGCCGCCGTCTCGAACTTCGGCGAGTTCGAGTTCTGGTTCGCCGCCCTCAAGATCGGCGCGATCGCGCTCTTCCTGGGCCTGGGCGTGCTGGCCGTGCTCGGCCTGCTGCCCGGCACCGACTCCCCCGGCTCCGCCAACCTGCTGCACGACGGCGGCCTCCTGCCCCACGGCGTGGACGGCCTGCTGGTCGGACTGCTGGCCTCCGTCGTCGCGTACGGCGGACTGGAGACGGTGACCATCGCGGCCGCCGAGTCCGAGAACCCGGTCCAGGGCGTGGCCAGGGCCGTACGGACCACCATGTGGCGGATCGCGATCGTCTACGTGGGATCCATGCTGGTCATCGTCACCCTCCTGCCGTGGAACGACCCGGCGGTCACGGCGGACGGGCCCTACGCCGCGACCCTGGACCGCCTGGGCATCCCGGCCGCCGGCGAGATCATGAACGTGGTCATCCTGATCGCCCTGATGTCCGCGATGAACGCCAACATCTACGGCTCCTCGCGCATGGCCTACTCCCTCGTCTCCCGCGGCCAGGGCCCGAAGGCGCTGGGCAGGGTCAGCGGCGGGGTGCCGCGCCGGGCGGTCCTCGCCTCCTGCGGCTTCGGCTTCGTCACCGTGCTGCTGTCCTACTGGTACCCGGACACCCTGTTCGCCTGGCTGCTGAACATGGTGGGCGGGGTCATCCTGATCGTCTGGGGCTTCATCGCCGTCTCGCAGTTCGTGCTGCGCCGCCGGCTGGAGCGCGAGGCCCCCGAGAAGCTGGTCGTGAAGATGTGGGGCTTCCCGTATCTGACGTGGGTGGCGCTGGCGGGGGTGGCCGGGGTCCTGGCGCTGATGGCCCTGGGCGAGGACACGCGCGTCCAGGTGGTCTTCACCGGCGGGCTGACCGTCGCCCTCGCGGTGGCCGGATGCATCATGCAGCGCCGGGCGGCCGCCGCCCGCTGA
- a CDS encoding amino acid permease — MRERLEEAPPPTGDLPAEPLSHSLKQRHLTMLGLGGVIGAGLFVGSGAGIGIAGPAIICSYLLAGVLAMLVMRALGEMSAAMPASGSFSVYAERALGRWAGFSAGWLYWFLLVVVLAVEATGAAKIANGWLPSVDQWVWVLLFMVVFTVSNLAAVKNFGEFEFWFAALKVGAIVLFLILGTLAIFGLLPDTEPIGTANLTGRGGFFPEGFGGVVAGMLAVIFAFGGLEVVTIAAAESDDPARSVSRAVRSAVWRILFFYVGSMVVIVTLLPWDSLKPGESPYVAVLDSIGIPAAGQIMNIVVFVALLSALNANLYGSSRMVFSLAERGEAPQALLKVSGGGVPRRAVFASVAFGFVSVVLNLLWPDTIFLYMLNAVGAVLLFVWALIAVSQLKLRRRIERDMPERLTLPMWLFPYATWAALLGMAAVLVLMLFDDSARPQLLWSSGAAALVLAVAGIRELRARKA, encoded by the coding sequence ATGCGTGAGCGCCTGGAAGAAGCACCTCCCCCCACGGGCGACCTGCCCGCGGAACCCCTCAGCCACAGCCTCAAGCAGCGCCACCTGACCATGCTGGGCCTCGGCGGCGTCATCGGCGCCGGGCTCTTCGTCGGCTCCGGCGCCGGCATCGGCATCGCCGGTCCCGCGATCATCTGCTCCTATCTGCTCGCGGGCGTGCTCGCGATGCTGGTGATGCGGGCGCTGGGCGAGATGTCGGCCGCGATGCCCGCCTCGGGCTCGTTCTCCGTCTACGCGGAGCGGGCGCTCGGGCGCTGGGCCGGCTTCTCGGCGGGCTGGCTGTACTGGTTCCTGCTGGTCGTGGTGCTGGCCGTGGAGGCCACCGGCGCGGCGAAGATCGCGAACGGCTGGCTGCCCTCGGTCGACCAGTGGGTCTGGGTGCTGCTGTTCATGGTGGTCTTCACCGTGAGCAACCTGGCCGCCGTGAAGAACTTCGGCGAGTTCGAGTTCTGGTTCGCCGCGCTCAAGGTCGGCGCGATCGTGCTCTTCCTGATCCTCGGCACCCTGGCGATCTTCGGCCTGCTCCCGGACACCGAGCCGATCGGCACGGCCAACCTCACCGGCCGGGGCGGCTTCTTCCCCGAGGGCTTCGGCGGAGTGGTCGCGGGCATGCTCGCCGTCATCTTCGCCTTCGGCGGCCTGGAGGTCGTCACCATCGCCGCCGCCGAGTCGGACGACCCGGCGCGTTCGGTGTCCCGGGCGGTGCGCAGCGCGGTGTGGCGCATCCTCTTCTTCTACGTCGGCTCGATGGTGGTCATCGTGACCCTGCTGCCGTGGGACTCGCTCAAGCCGGGCGAGAGCCCCTACGTCGCGGTGCTCGACTCGATCGGGATCCCGGCGGCCGGCCAGATCATGAACATCGTGGTGTTCGTGGCCCTGCTGTCGGCGCTGAACGCGAACCTGTACGGGTCCTCGCGCATGGTGTTCTCGCTGGCCGAGCGCGGTGAGGCGCCGCAGGCGCTGCTGAAGGTCTCGGGCGGCGGGGTGCCGCGCCGGGCCGTGTTCGCCTCGGTGGCCTTCGGCTTCGTGTCGGTGGTGCTCAACCTGCTGTGGCCGGACACGATCTTCCTCTACATGCTCAACGCGGTCGGCGCGGTGCTGCTGTTCGTGTGGGCGCTGATCGCCGTCTCGCAGCTGAAGCTGCGCCGCCGGATCGAGCGGGACATGCCCGAGCGGCTGACCCTGCCGATGTGGCTGTTCCCGTACGCGACCTGGGCGGCGCTGCTCGGGATGGCGGCGGTGCTGGTCCTGATGCTGTTCGACGATTCCGCTCGGCCCCAGCTGCTGTGGTCCTCGGGCGCGGCCGCGCTGGTCCTCGCCGTGGCGGGGATCCGCGAGCTGAGGGCCCGCAAGGCCTGA
- the pepN gene encoding aminopeptidase N yields the protein MPGENLSRDEARERAELLSVDGYEVVLDIRSAVDEAEPAEGPRTFRSVTTIRFRAAGAGASTFADLIAPSVNAVTLNGRALDVAAVFDGARISLDGLAAENVLVVDANCAYSRTGEGLHRFVDPEDGEVYLYTQYEPADARRVYANFEQPDLKAPYRFEVTAPEGWQVWSNGAEESREAGVWRFAETAPISTYITCVVAGPYHYVTDSYTRGDLTIPLGAMCRKGLAKHFDADDVFLVTKQGFDLFHELFDYPYPFGKYDQAFVPEYNLGAMENPGMVTFREEYIFRGKVTKASYERRSNTILHEMAHMWFGDLVTMKWWDDLWLKESFADFMGCFALVEATRFDQAWVTFANNRKAWAYRADQLPSTHPITADIRDLEDAKLNFDGITYAKGAAVLKQLVAYVGREAFLEGARRYFKANAYGNTTLDDLLSVLAEVSGRDMAEWSRAWLQTAGVNALTPVITYDAGGRVTELAVVQEGDELRPHRVAVGLYRLESDGTLVRYARADADVSGARTVVAELTGAERPDLVLVNDEDLTYCKVRFDEGSLATLRAHLGDLTDPLARALSWSALWNLTRDGLMPARDFVSLVLAHAGRESDVGVLQMLHAQALTSVTHYAAPGWREQGGRELAAGALHELRIAAPGSEHQLTWARFFAASAATEGDFQLLLGLLEGTARIDGLEVDQELRWDFLLPLAAHGAVDEAVLAAELARDDTASGKRHQVRCLAARPSQAVKDQAWAAVVESDALSNALVEATIAGMQQSSQRGLLAGYAGRYFEVIERVWADRSIQIGMDVVKGLYPSLQDDAATLDATDAWLSAHPSAPPALRRLVLESRDDLARALAAQRCDAGAGH from the coding sequence GTGCCCGGAGAGAATCTGTCCCGCGACGAGGCCCGCGAGCGGGCCGAGCTGCTGTCCGTCGACGGGTACGAGGTGGTCCTCGACATCCGGTCCGCGGTGGACGAGGCCGAGCCGGCCGAGGGTCCGCGGACCTTCCGCTCGGTGACGACGATCCGCTTCCGGGCGGCGGGTGCCGGCGCTTCCACCTTCGCGGACCTGATCGCGCCCTCGGTGAACGCCGTGACCCTGAACGGGCGCGCGCTGGACGTGGCCGCCGTCTTCGACGGCGCCCGGATCTCCCTCGACGGCCTGGCCGCCGAGAACGTCCTCGTGGTGGACGCGAACTGCGCGTACAGCCGGACGGGCGAGGGCCTGCACCGCTTCGTGGACCCGGAGGACGGCGAGGTCTACCTCTACACCCAGTACGAGCCGGCCGACGCGCGGCGGGTGTACGCGAACTTCGAACAGCCCGACCTGAAGGCCCCGTACCGCTTCGAGGTGACGGCTCCCGAGGGCTGGCAGGTGTGGAGCAACGGCGCGGAGGAGTCCCGCGAGGCGGGCGTCTGGCGGTTCGCGGAGACCGCGCCGATCTCCACCTACATCACGTGCGTGGTCGCGGGTCCCTACCACTACGTGACGGACTCCTACACGCGCGGGGACCTGACCATCCCGCTGGGCGCGATGTGCCGCAAGGGGCTGGCGAAGCACTTCGACGCCGATGACGTCTTCCTCGTCACCAAGCAGGGCTTCGACCTCTTCCACGAGCTCTTCGACTACCCGTACCCGTTCGGCAAGTACGACCAGGCCTTCGTGCCGGAGTACAACCTGGGCGCGATGGAGAACCCGGGGATGGTGACCTTCCGCGAGGAGTACATCTTCCGCGGCAAGGTCACCAAGGCCTCCTACGAGCGCCGCTCGAACACGATCCTGCACGAGATGGCGCACATGTGGTTCGGCGACCTGGTCACCATGAAGTGGTGGGACGACCTGTGGCTGAAGGAGTCCTTCGCGGACTTCATGGGCTGCTTCGCCCTGGTGGAGGCCACCCGCTTCGACCAGGCGTGGGTCACCTTCGCCAACAACCGCAAGGCGTGGGCCTACCGGGCCGACCAGCTGCCGTCCACCCACCCGATCACGGCCGACATCCGTGACCTGGAGGACGCCAAGCTGAACTTCGACGGCATCACCTACGCCAAGGGCGCGGCGGTGCTCAAGCAGCTGGTCGCCTATGTGGGACGGGAGGCGTTCCTGGAGGGCGCCCGGCGCTACTTCAAGGCCAACGCGTACGGGAACACCACGCTCGACGACCTGCTGTCGGTGCTCGCGGAGGTCTCCGGGCGGGATATGGCCGAGTGGTCGCGGGCCTGGCTGCAGACCGCCGGCGTGAACGCGCTGACCCCGGTGATCACCTACGACGCGGGCGGCCGGGTGACGGAACTGGCCGTGGTGCAGGAGGGTGACGAGCTGCGCCCGCACCGGGTCGCGGTGGGCCTGTACCGGCTGGAGTCCGACGGGACGCTGGTCCGCTACGCGCGGGCCGACGCGGACGTGTCGGGCGCGCGCACGGTCGTCGCGGAGCTGACGGGCGCGGAGCGGCCCGACCTGGTCCTGGTCAACGACGAGGACCTCACCTACTGCAAGGTCCGCTTCGACGAGGGCTCGCTGGCCACGCTGCGGGCGCACCTCGGCGACCTCACGGACCCGCTCGCGCGGGCACTGAGCTGGTCGGCGCTGTGGAACCTGACGCGCGACGGCCTGATGCCGGCGCGCGACTTCGTCTCGCTGGTCCTCGCGCACGCGGGCCGCGAGAGCGACGTCGGCGTCCTGCAGATGCTGCACGCGCAGGCCCTGACCTCGGTCACGCACTACGCGGCGCCCGGCTGGCGCGAGCAGGGCGGCCGGGAGCTGGCGGCGGGCGCGCTGCACGAGCTGCGGATCGCGGCGCCGGGGTCGGAGCACCAGCTGACGTGGGCCCGCTTCTTCGCGGCGAGCGCGGCGACGGAGGGCGACTTCCAGCTGCTGCTGGGCCTGCTGGAGGGCACGGCGCGGATCGACGGGCTGGAGGTGGACCAGGAGCTGCGCTGGGACTTCCTGCTGCCGCTGGCCGCGCACGGAGCGGTGGACGAGGCCGTCCTCGCCGCCGAGCTGGCGCGCGACGACACGGCCTCGGGCAAGCGGCACCAGGTGCGGTGCCTGGCGGCGCGGCCCTCGCAGGCCGTGAAGGACCAGGCGTGGGCGGCGGTCGTCGAATCGGACGCGCTGTCCAACGCGCTGGTCGAGGCGACGATCGCGGGCATGCAGCAGTCCTCGCAGCGGGGCCTGCTGGCGGGCTACGCGGGGCGCTACTTCGAGGTGATCGAACGGGTGTGGGCGGACCGGTCGATCCAGATCGGCATGGACGTGGTGAAGGGGCTGTACCCGTCGCTGCAGGACGACGCCGCCACGCTGGACGCCACCGACGCGTGGCTGTCGGCCCACCCCTCGGCTCCGCCGGCCCTGCGCCGGCTGGTCCTGGAGTCCCGCGACGACCTGGCCCGGGCCCTTGCCGCGCAGCGGTGCGACGCGGGAGCGGGCCACTAG
- a CDS encoding biotin transporter BioY — MSTASVSLRPGAVLADLLPASRVRDIALVVGGAALTGLAAQIAVPVPGSPVPVTGQTFAALLVGTAFGARRGFLSLALYTLVGMAGVPWFAGGTSGAGGASFGYVLGMLLAATVVGALARRGGDRSVLRTAGLMVLGSAVIYAVGVPYLMAATGMSLGVAVAKGVVPFLIGDALKAALAMGALPAAWKLAGRRG, encoded by the coding sequence ATGAGCACTGCCTCCGTCTCCCTCCGGCCCGGCGCCGTCCTCGCCGACCTGCTGCCCGCGAGCCGCGTCCGCGACATCGCGCTCGTCGTCGGCGGCGCCGCGCTCACCGGGCTGGCCGCCCAGATCGCGGTTCCCGTTCCCGGCTCCCCGGTCCCCGTCACCGGCCAGACCTTCGCCGCGCTGCTCGTCGGCACCGCGTTCGGTGCCCGCCGCGGCTTCCTCTCGCTGGCGCTGTACACCCTCGTCGGCATGGCCGGCGTGCCGTGGTTCGCGGGCGGGACCTCCGGCGCGGGCGGCGCCTCCTTCGGCTACGTGCTCGGCATGCTGCTCGCCGCCACCGTCGTCGGCGCCCTCGCGCGGCGCGGTGGCGACCGCTCGGTCCTGCGCACGGCCGGCCTGATGGTGCTGGGCTCGGCCGTGATCTACGCGGTGGGCGTGCCGTACCTGATGGCCGCCACCGGGATGTCCCTCGGCGTGGCCGTCGCGAAGGGCGTGGTCCCGTTCCTGATCGGCGACGCCCTCAAGGCCGCGCTGGCCATGGGCGCCCTGCCGGCCGCCTGGAAGCTGGCCGGCCGCCGCGGCTGA
- a CDS encoding CGNR zinc finger domain-containing protein: MTAADPRPLTGEPVALDLLNTRWMREGELTDLFAGAFGLGRVEGLRIWLESTGLAGRFRADASTLVHLMTAREALARAVADPADESARTLIDAVLEHGRIRATLTAEGPGERAEFDDPTWGPAWTAARNYLELLGTAPDRIRKCASETCVLHFHDTSRNGTRRWCSMAACGNRAKASRHYARTRER, translated from the coding sequence ATGACGGCGGCGGACCCACGACCCCTGACCGGGGAGCCGGTCGCGCTCGACCTGCTGAACACGCGGTGGATGCGGGAGGGCGAGCTCACCGACCTGTTCGCCGGCGCCTTCGGGCTCGGCCGGGTCGAGGGGCTGCGGATCTGGCTGGAGTCCACCGGGCTGGCCGGCCGCTTCCGCGCCGACGCCTCGACCCTCGTCCACCTGATGACCGCCCGCGAGGCGCTGGCCCGCGCGGTGGCGGACCCGGCCGACGAGAGCGCCCGCACCCTGATCGACGCCGTACTGGAGCACGGCCGCATCCGCGCCACCCTGACGGCGGAAGGACCGGGCGAGCGCGCCGAGTTCGACGATCCGACCTGGGGGCCCGCCTGGACGGCCGCCCGGAACTACCTGGAACTGCTGGGCACCGCGCCCGACCGGATCCGCAAGTGCGCCTCCGAGACCTGCGTCCTGCACTTCCACGACACCTCGCGCAACGGCACGCGGCGCTGGTGCTCGATGGCCGCCTGCGGAAACCGGGCGAAAGCCTCGCGCCACTACGCGCGCACGCGCGAGCGCTGA
- a CDS encoding superoxide dismutase, which translates to MAIYTLPELPYDYAALEPVINPQIIELHHDKHHAAYVTGANNTLEQLAEARDKENWGALNGLEKNLAFHLSGHILHSIYWHNMASPKTGEGGGEPTAADGLGDLADAITESFGSFAKFKKQLTFASSATQGSGWGVLAYEPVSGRLVVEQVYDHQGNVGVASTPILVFDAWEHAFYLQYKNQKVDFIEAMWNVVNWQDVSKRYADAKANTPLLIPAKG; encoded by the coding sequence ATGGCCATCTACACGCTTCCTGAGCTTCCGTACGACTACGCGGCGCTGGAGCCGGTGATCAACCCGCAGATCATCGAGCTGCACCACGACAAGCACCACGCGGCCTACGTCACGGGCGCCAACAACACGCTGGAGCAGCTGGCGGAGGCGCGCGACAAGGAGAACTGGGGCGCCCTCAACGGCCTGGAGAAGAACCTCGCGTTCCACCTCTCCGGCCACATCCTGCACAGCATCTACTGGCACAACATGGCCAGCCCGAAGACCGGCGAGGGCGGCGGCGAGCCCACCGCGGCCGACGGCCTGGGCGACCTGGCCGACGCGATCACCGAGTCCTTCGGCTCCTTCGCGAAGTTCAAGAAGCAGCTGACCTTCGCGTCCTCCGCCACCCAGGGCTCCGGCTGGGGCGTGCTCGCGTACGAGCCCGTCAGCGGCCGCCTGGTCGTCGAGCAGGTCTACGACCACCAGGGCAACGTGGGCGTCGCCAGCACGCCGATCCTGGTCTTCGACGCCTGGGAGCACGCCTTCTACCTTCAGTACAAGAACCAGAAGGTGGACTTCATCGAGGCGATGTGGAACGTCGTCAACTGGCAGGACGTGTCCAAGCGCTACGCCGACGCCAAGGCGAACACCCCGCTGCTGATCCCCGCCAAGGGCTGA
- a CDS encoding pyridoxamine 5'-phosphate oxidase family protein, which produces MSGAYHWGSLAVQERVGVRELAEHVGRSIGTGIRDVAAAFLELQPHLVVGAADDAGRLWASLLTGAPGFVRATGPDRIAVAGGLPAGDPLAGALATAGTRVGTIALDPRTRRRMRLNGTLEVTGRGFAVRAEQVFANCPKYLQKRQPLDLAAEGAGVVRRGHALTPGQVRAVRAADTFFVATTAEADGVDASHRGGLPGFVEVLSPVELAWPDYAGNAMFLTLGNLTADPRAGLLFPDWETGAVLQLSGRATTEFGPDGSRDVRFRVESVVEAVHPGRLRWSIPEYSPHLGSTTR; this is translated from the coding sequence ATGTCCGGGGCCTACCACTGGGGCTCGTTGGCCGTGCAGGAACGGGTCGGCGTGCGCGAGCTCGCCGAGCACGTCGGCCGCTCGATCGGCACGGGCATCCGGGACGTCGCCGCGGCCTTCCTGGAACTGCAGCCGCATCTCGTCGTCGGCGCCGCCGACGACGCGGGGCGGCTGTGGGCCTCCCTGCTCACCGGCGCGCCGGGTTTCGTACGGGCGACCGGGCCCGACCGGATCGCGGTCGCCGGCGGGCTACCCGCCGGTGATCCGCTCGCCGGGGCGCTCGCCACGGCCGGGACGAGGGTCGGCACCATCGCGCTCGACCCGCGCACCCGGCGCCGGATGAGGCTGAACGGGACGCTGGAGGTGACCGGCCGCGGATTCGCGGTCCGGGCCGAGCAGGTCTTCGCCAACTGCCCGAAGTACCTGCAGAAGCGGCAGCCGCTGGACCTGGCCGCCGAAGGCGCCGGTGTCGTGCGGCGCGGGCACGCCCTCACTCCCGGCCAGGTGCGGGCCGTACGCGCCGCCGACACCTTCTTCGTGGCCACCACGGCGGAGGCGGACGGGGTCGACGCCAGTCACCGGGGCGGGCTGCCGGGCTTCGTCGAGGTGCTCTCGCCGGTCGAGCTGGCCTGGCCGGACTACGCGGGCAACGCCATGTTCCTCACCCTGGGGAACCTGACGGCCGACCCGCGGGCCGGGCTCCTCTTCCCGGACTGGGAGACCGGGGCCGTACTCCAGCTCAGCGGCCGGGCCACCACGGAGTTCGGGCCCGACGGAAGTCGGGACGTCCGCTTCCGCGTGGAGTCGGTGGTGGAGGCGGTCCACCCGGGGCGGCTGCGCTGGAGCATCCCGGAGTACTCGCCTCACCTGGGCAGTACCACCAGGTAG
- a CDS encoding DsbA family protein has product MTDTQVREKTPVDFWFDPLCPWAWMTSRWMVEVEKVRDVEVRWHVMSLAVLNENKLDELPETYRELLGPKGWAPVRVVTAAQQKHGEEVTGKLYTALGTRIHNDEKGPTREVIAEALAEVGLPAELLAYADSDEYDEVLRASHNDGIDRVGQEVGTPVISVPGAEGDVAFFGPVVTPTPRGDAAARLWDGTLLVASTPGFYEIKRTRTKGPSFE; this is encoded by the coding sequence ATGACCGACACCCAGGTGCGCGAGAAGACCCCGGTCGACTTCTGGTTCGACCCGCTCTGCCCTTGGGCCTGGATGACGTCCCGCTGGATGGTCGAGGTCGAGAAGGTCCGCGACGTCGAGGTCCGCTGGCACGTGATGAGCCTCGCGGTGCTCAACGAGAACAAGCTCGACGAGCTGCCCGAGACCTACCGCGAGCTGCTCGGCCCCAAGGGCTGGGCCCCGGTGCGCGTCGTGACGGCGGCCCAGCAGAAGCACGGTGAGGAAGTCACCGGCAAGCTCTACACCGCGCTCGGCACCCGTATACACAACGACGAGAAGGGCCCGACCCGCGAGGTGATCGCCGAGGCGCTGGCCGAGGTGGGCCTGCCGGCCGAGCTGCTCGCGTACGCCGACTCGGACGAGTACGACGAGGTGCTGCGGGCCTCGCACAACGACGGGATCGACCGGGTGGGCCAGGAGGTCGGCACCCCGGTGATCTCCGTTCCGGGCGCCGAGGGCGATGTCGCCTTCTTCGGTCCGGTCGTCACCCCGACCCCGCGCGGCGACGCGGCCGCCCGGCTCTGGGACGGCACCCTGCTCGTCGCCTCGACCCCGGGCTTCTACGAGATCAAGCGCACCCGCACCAAGGGCCCGTCCTTCGAGTAG